A window of Pullulanibacillus sp. KACC 23026 genomic DNA:
GAGTATTTAAATATGGAGGGAAAAAAATGAGTTTATATAATCCAGAGAAAACAGCTGTTGTCGTGATTGATTTACAAAAAGGAATTGTCGGCTTTCCTTGTGCGCCACTCTCATCTAAAGAAGTGGTTGAGCAATCTGCCAAAATCGTGCATGCGTTTCGAGAAGCAGGCAGTCCGGTTTTTCTAGTTCATGTTGGACCGCATGATGGGAAAGATGCGCTCCAGCCGATCACCGATAATCCACCGCAACCTGCGCACGAATTACCGGATGATTGGATGGAATTCGTTGAAGAGCTTAACGTTCAACCAAGTGATATTCTTATTACGAAGCGCCAATGGGGAGCATTTTACGGAACTGAATTAGATTTACAACTGCGTCGCCGTGGAATCGATACCATTGTTCTTTGTGGTATTGCGACTGATATCGGTGTAGAAACCACTGCTAGAGAAGCGTTTCAACATGGCTATAATCAGATCTTTGTATCAGATGCGACGACTGGTTTATCTAAAGAAACCCACGAGCATACATTTAAGTACATATTCCCAAGAATGGGGAGAATACGTACAACAGAAGAAGTTCTCCAAAATGATCGCTAATTAAGTTTCATTTATTAAATGGAACGTCAAGTGTGATTCATTTTGTTTGAGAGGCGAATGCCACACCTATACAAGTGCTGAACCGATTGCGGTTTGGCGCTTTTTTGTCTAATCAAAAAGTCGTTTTGATTCTATAAGAAAATCTTATCAAATGGTATAACAAATTTATTATTTCCTTATTGAAATTTAAGGAATAGACTGGAAGTGAGGATAGTTGTCGATGGTGAAAGTTGATAAATGGGGTTAGAGGAGGTTTGTTTATTATGATTATTGGTCTACATCATGCTCAAATTACAATCCCAAAAGGGGCCGAGGAAGCAGGCAGACAGTTTTACTGCGGAATTCTTGGGTTACAGGAGAAAGAAAAGCCTGCATCCTTAAAAGGGCGCGGGGGTTTTTGGCTAGAAGTCGGAGATCAGGCTGTTCATATCGGAACAGAAGATGGGGTGGATCGATTAACGACAAAAGCTCATTTAGCCTATCAAGTTGAGGATCTCTCCTATTGGAGAAGGGTGTTAGAACAAACGAACATTCAACTAATTGAGGGGGTTCCCATTCCAGGATTCGACCGTTTCGAATTCAGAGACCCTTTTGGAAACCGGGTGGAAATGATTCAAGTATTGGACCATAAAATTGGAAGTTAAGGGGCGTTTAATAAAAGTTTTATTGGAATGGAGAAGAACTTCTTAGTGTTT
This region includes:
- a CDS encoding hydrolase: MSLYNPEKTAVVVIDLQKGIVGFPCAPLSSKEVVEQSAKIVHAFREAGSPVFLVHVGPHDGKDALQPITDNPPQPAHELPDDWMEFVEELNVQPSDILITKRQWGAFYGTELDLQLRRRGIDTIVLCGIATDIGVETTAREAFQHGYNQIFVSDATTGLSKETHEHTFKYIFPRMGRIRTTEEVLQNDR
- a CDS encoding VOC family protein codes for the protein MIIGLHHAQITIPKGAEEAGRQFYCGILGLQEKEKPASLKGRGGFWLEVGDQAVHIGTEDGVDRLTTKAHLAYQVEDLSYWRRVLEQTNIQLIEGVPIPGFDRFEFRDPFGNRVEMIQVLDHKIGS